One Actinosynnema pretiosum DNA segment encodes these proteins:
- a CDS encoding choice-of-anchor P family protein yields MVSQRGVGAVALALAGLLVGGASPALAATTGNLPGGTSIGVSITGPTQGAVLPQGVATITGTASIGLGVPVVDTALTYVVDASSSTGSPCTTTQTVLGCEVGAARGLNQIAAASRSVVGSVGAVAFGTKAAIADVGPAAGDQRLTGPGTDSNGDGTPDVEEALASIRAGGVDRFTARTFSAGTDYVPALLASNTVTAAQTQRRKIVVFLSDGFSGSNVGAALAATGPDVDIYTFAVGAGASCDGVNYASSMQRIADVTGGTCTEVPNPAALPSVVPGVINATLTGLTVSVDNGPQVPITALSVATLPQTGPTQVSWTVPTAPLGVGAHRVCVTANGNDGGGDGSVTDCVNVTVQAPPGIALGGPYTTAEGTAVSVGGSLVNPPAGLVTTRWTATPLSGVGTGASCSFANPNALSTTVTCTDNGVWTLALTANDGVNPPVTGTTTVTVANANPVVAVSTSGAAQAGSAVTVTGTITDPGANDTFTCRIDFGDGTVVNATVTGSTCSAAHAYGAVGQYTVRVTATDDDGGVGTGSTTTAAFARAEAWGLSAAGLITLAKTPYSACPPNTNNSTLSLNVVNLLSVGAVNANCNVDSTTGTTTAFSSVAGGSLLLGAITIGAVSAQCTSTGDGLAGSSTVASINGQIVGTATATINILGVAQIYVNQTVIGSDGSLTQYAVRVVTPLGQEIVVAGCRIGF; encoded by the coding sequence GTGGTATCTCAACGCGGGGTCGGCGCGGTAGCGCTGGCGCTGGCCGGACTGCTGGTGGGTGGGGCATCGCCCGCACTGGCGGCCACGACCGGGAACCTGCCCGGTGGCACCAGCATCGGGGTCTCGATCACCGGGCCGACCCAGGGGGCCGTGCTCCCGCAGGGGGTCGCCACGATCACCGGAACGGCGTCGATCGGCCTCGGCGTCCCGGTGGTGGACACGGCGCTCACCTACGTGGTGGACGCCTCCAGCAGCACCGGCAGCCCCTGCACGACCACCCAGACGGTGCTCGGCTGCGAGGTGGGCGCGGCGCGGGGCCTCAACCAGATCGCCGCCGCCTCGCGGTCCGTGGTCGGCTCGGTGGGCGCGGTCGCGTTCGGCACGAAGGCGGCCATCGCCGACGTGGGACCCGCGGCGGGCGACCAGCGGTTGACCGGGCCGGGGACCGACTCGAACGGCGACGGCACGCCGGACGTGGAGGAGGCGCTGGCCTCGATCCGCGCGGGCGGCGTGGACCGGTTCACCGCGCGGACCTTCTCGGCGGGCACCGACTACGTGCCCGCGCTGCTGGCGTCGAACACGGTCACGGCGGCGCAGACCCAGAGGCGCAAGATCGTGGTGTTCCTGTCGGACGGCTTCTCCGGCTCCAACGTGGGCGCGGCGCTCGCCGCCACCGGTCCGGACGTGGACATCTACACCTTCGCGGTGGGCGCGGGCGCGAGCTGCGACGGCGTGAACTACGCGTCGAGCATGCAGCGCATCGCGGACGTGACGGGCGGGACGTGCACCGAGGTGCCGAACCCGGCGGCGCTGCCGAGCGTGGTGCCCGGCGTCATCAACGCGACGCTGACGGGCCTGACGGTCAGCGTCGACAACGGCCCGCAGGTGCCGATCACCGCGCTCTCGGTCGCGACGCTGCCGCAGACCGGGCCGACGCAGGTGAGCTGGACGGTGCCGACGGCGCCGCTGGGCGTGGGCGCGCACCGGGTGTGCGTGACCGCGAACGGCAACGACGGCGGGGGTGACGGCAGCGTCACCGACTGCGTGAACGTGACCGTGCAGGCACCGCCGGGGATCGCCCTGGGTGGTCCGTACACCACGGCCGAGGGCACGGCGGTGTCCGTCGGCGGGTCGCTGGTGAACCCGCCCGCCGGGCTGGTGACCACGCGGTGGACCGCAACGCCGCTGTCCGGGGTCGGCACCGGGGCGAGCTGCTCCTTCGCCAACCCGAACGCGCTGAGCACGACCGTGACCTGCACCGACAACGGCGTGTGGACGTTGGCCCTGACCGCGAACGACGGGGTGAACCCGCCGGTGACCGGGACGACCACGGTGACCGTGGCCAACGCGAACCCGGTGGTGGCGGTGTCCACGTCGGGCGCGGCGCAGGCCGGGTCGGCCGTGACGGTGACCGGGACGATCACCGATCCCGGCGCGAACGACACGTTCACCTGCCGGATCGACTTCGGCGACGGGACCGTGGTGAACGCGACCGTCACGGGGAGCACCTGCTCCGCCGCGCACGCCTACGGCGCGGTCGGGCAGTACACCGTGCGGGTGACCGCGACCGACGACGACGGCGGGGTGGGCACCGGCAGCACGACCACGGCGGCGTTCGCGCGGGCCGAGGCGTGGGGGCTGAGCGCGGCCGGGCTGATCACGCTGGCCAAGACGCCGTACTCGGCGTGCCCGCCGAACACGAACAACAGCACGCTGTCGCTCAACGTGGTGAACCTGCTGTCGGTGGGCGCGGTCAACGCGAACTGCAACGTGGACAGCACCACCGGCACGACCACGGCGTTCAGCTCGGTGGCGGGCGGCAGCCTGCTGCTGGGGGCGATCACGATCGGGGCGGTGTCCGCGCAGTGCACGTCGACCGGCGACG
- a CDS encoding glycoside hydrolase family 27 protein — protein sequence MHRARKLITGAVLALLATGVAVPLPASATTATGQAQQTEPTQSQPTQSQPTRSQPTRSQPTQPQPSQSQPTRTGPARPATGLEGAAIPRDPVVPMLDDGASRVPPMGFNNWNSFGCDVTEELIMATADVFVTSGLKDAGYQYVNIDDCWSTRERDADGNLVPDPVKFPKGIKHVADYVHSRGLLLGLYADAGTLTCAGYPGSLGHEQRDAAAFASWGVDYLKYDNCYNQGIDARQRYTTMRDALLATGRRIVFSVCEWGENQPWTWARDVGHLWRTTPDITDTWGSVVDIFHRNAPLNDAAGPGGWNDPDMLEVGNGGMTTTEYRSHFTLWAQMAAPLLIGADLRVATPETMAIYLNRGLIAVNQDPLGVQARPVSSSGTRHVLSKPLADGDRSVVLFNEGGAEAVIGTSLQAIGLPGGGSTATDLWTGATRRFTGAITARVPAHGVVAMRIRADAAPPAGATNLVGGSSGRCLDLPGGRTGVQVALWDCNGGPNQQFRHTASGELRVQGEHCLEAFANGVAEGTQVVTWQCNGGANQRWTRQASGQLVNAGSGLCLDVTAGHLPENNLNGSPIALWRCNSGPNQRWSRQ from the coding sequence ATGCACCGAGCGCGCAAGCTCATCACCGGGGCCGTCCTGGCCCTGCTGGCCACCGGGGTGGCGGTTCCGCTCCCGGCATCGGCCACGACCGCGACCGGACAGGCGCAGCAGACCGAGCCCACCCAGTCCCAGCCCACCCAGTCCCAGCCCACCCGGTCCCAGCCCACCCGGTCCCAGCCGACCCAGCCCCAGCCCAGCCAGTCCCAACCGACCCGGACCGGGCCCGCCCGGCCCGCCACCGGGTTAGAGGGCGCGGCCATCCCGCGCGACCCGGTCGTCCCGATGCTCGACGACGGCGCCTCGCGCGTCCCACCGATGGGGTTCAACAACTGGAACTCCTTCGGCTGCGACGTCACCGAAGAGCTGATCATGGCCACCGCCGACGTCTTCGTGACCTCCGGCCTGAAGGACGCCGGCTACCAGTACGTCAACATCGACGACTGCTGGTCAACGCGCGAGCGCGACGCGGACGGCAACCTGGTGCCCGACCCGGTCAAGTTCCCCAAGGGCATCAAGCACGTCGCCGACTACGTGCACTCCAGGGGCCTGCTCCTGGGCCTGTACGCCGACGCGGGCACGCTCACCTGCGCCGGCTACCCCGGCAGCCTCGGCCACGAGCAGCGCGACGCGGCGGCCTTCGCGTCGTGGGGCGTGGATTACCTCAAGTACGACAACTGCTACAACCAGGGCATCGACGCCCGCCAGCGCTACACGACCATGCGGGACGCGCTGCTGGCCACCGGCAGGCGGATCGTGTTCAGCGTCTGCGAGTGGGGCGAGAACCAGCCGTGGACGTGGGCCCGCGACGTCGGCCACCTGTGGCGCACCACCCCGGACATCACCGACACCTGGGGCAGCGTCGTGGACATCTTCCACCGCAACGCCCCGCTCAACGACGCGGCGGGCCCCGGCGGCTGGAACGACCCGGACATGCTGGAGGTCGGCAACGGCGGCATGACCACCACCGAGTACCGCAGCCACTTCACGCTGTGGGCGCAGATGGCGGCCCCGCTGCTGATCGGCGCGGACCTGCGCGTGGCCACGCCGGAGACCATGGCGATCTACCTCAACCGGGGGCTGATCGCGGTCAACCAGGACCCGCTGGGCGTGCAGGCGCGGCCGGTGTCCTCGTCCGGGACGCGGCACGTGCTGAGCAAACCGCTGGCGGACGGCGACCGGTCGGTGGTGCTGTTCAACGAGGGCGGCGCCGAGGCGGTCATCGGCACGTCGTTGCAGGCCATCGGGCTGCCCGGCGGCGGGTCGACCGCGACGGACCTGTGGACCGGGGCGACGCGGCGGTTCACCGGGGCGATCACCGCGCGGGTGCCCGCGCACGGCGTGGTGGCGATGCGGATCAGGGCGGACGCGGCGCCCCCGGCGGGCGCGACGAACCTGGTCGGCGGGTCGTCGGGGCGCTGCCTGGACCTGCCGGGCGGCCGGACCGGGGTGCAGGTCGCGCTGTGGGACTGCAACGGCGGGCCGAACCAGCAGTTCCGGCACACCGCGTCGGGTGAGCTGCGGGTGCAGGGCGAGCACTGCCTGGAGGCGTTCGCGAACGGCGTGGCCGAGGGCACGCAGGTCGTGACGTGGCAGTGCAACGGCGGGGCGAACCAGCGGTGGACGCGGCAGGCGTCCGGGCAGCTGGTGAACGCCGGGAGCGGGCTGTGCCTGGACGTGACGGCCGGGCACCTCCCGGAGAACAACCTGAACGGGTCGCCGATCGCGCTGTGGCGGTGCAACAGCGGTCCGAACCAGCGGTGGTCGCGGCAGTAG